A single genomic interval of Parachlamydia acanthamoebae harbors:
- a CDS encoding polymorphic toxin type 24 domain-containing protein — translation MILTKSKGLGILQWTVKNRAVIRDFIDDLYQKTNSRSLNSKITEQEKTIENLTEITKRILKEAKPRTNKLRPNKNAEGPHTSFKIDPSSQRISGYETYDWNSITGIWSAVLRFRGMGKPHGNVHPPFILTRTPGKGPGSPPIVPTKPSLRELPNGY, via the coding sequence TTGATATTAACAAAAAGTAAAGGATTGGGGATACTTCAGTGGACTGTTAAAAATCGCGCTGTTATAAGAGATTTCATTGATGACTTGTACCAAAAAACCAATAGTAGGTCTCTCAATTCAAAAATTACTGAACAAGAAAAAACAATTGAAAATCTAACAGAAATAACAAAAAGAATTTTAAAAGAAGCAAAACCAAGAACTAACAAATTAAGACCGAATAAAAATGCTGAAGGACCTCATACATCTTTTAAAATAGATCCTTCTTCTCAAAGAATAAGCGGATATGAAACATATGACTGGAATTCTATTACAGGTATATGGAGTGCTGTATTACGTTTCAGAGGAATGGGAAAACCTCACGGTAATGTCCATCCACCATTTATTTTAACTAGAACTCCGGGTAAAGGTCCAGGATCGCCCCCTATTGTTCCTACTAAACCATCATTAAGGGAGTTGCCGAATGGGTATTAA
- a CDS encoding GNAT family N-acetyltransferase — protein sequence MKEIDFTPNLSYARVTENQKSLLLNWLTQEHIQEWLHGDGYQNVLNDLEIFFKGSPSFYEHWIAYNHGLPFGYLITSEVRKDLPDDAELAQRCQEEGRAMTLDLFICDKRFIGRKLAVPMIQEFLIHHFSDVAEVLIDPEAANTRAIQAYQKAGFHIEGEFIAAWHPVPHYQMRLSMKELIKQKLIS from the coding sequence ATGAAAGAAATAGATTTTACTCCAAATCTCAGCTACGCTCGCGTCACTGAAAATCAAAAATCCCTTTTATTGAATTGGTTGACGCAGGAACACATTCAAGAGTGGTTGCATGGTGACGGGTACCAAAATGTATTGAATGACCTGGAAATTTTTTTTAAAGGCAGCCCATCCTTTTATGAACATTGGATAGCCTATAATCATGGCTTGCCTTTTGGGTATCTGATCACTTCAGAAGTGCGAAAAGATTTACCAGATGATGCAGAATTAGCTCAACGCTGCCAAGAAGAGGGACGAGCCATGACTCTCGATCTTTTTATTTGCGATAAACGATTCATCGGCAGAAAGCTTGCTGTTCCGATGATTCAGGAATTTTTGATCCACCACTTTTCCGATGTGGCAGAAGTGCTTATTGATCCGGAAGCAGCTAATACTCGGGCCATTCAGGCTTATCAAAAAGCAGGCTTTCACATCGAAGGAGAATTCATTGCCGCATGGCATCCTGTACCCCATTATCAAATGCGCTTAAGCATGAAAGAACTGATAAAACAAAAATTAATCAGCTGA
- the atpC gene encoding ATP synthase F1 subunit epsilon encodes MFDLMIVTPEKKVYEGQVYSIKAPGEEGSFQILSHHASMIISLRKGEMIIEDPNHEKITFKVTGGFLEVSHNKVSVLADSIEE; translated from the coding sequence ATGTTTGATTTAATGATTGTCACTCCAGAAAAAAAAGTGTACGAAGGGCAGGTGTATTCCATCAAAGCACCTGGAGAAGAAGGATCTTTTCAAATTTTATCTCACCATGCTTCAATGATCATTTCTCTGAGAAAAGGAGAGATGATCATTGAAGATCCCAATCACGAAAAAATCACCTTTAAAGTGACAGGCGGTTTCTTGGAAGTCTCCCACAACAAAGTTTCGGTACTTGCAGATTCGATTGAAGAATAA
- the atpD gene encoding F0F1 ATP synthase subunit beta: MATGTIRQVIGPTLDIEFPEDQIPNILNAIEIKNAEHGINLVAEVSMQLGDGMVRCIALSSTEGLTRGMQAVDTGAPVQVPVGPKTLGRIFNLLGEPLDHLEPLDKDVPRASIHKAAPNFEDQEIQITLFETGIKVIDLLEPYPQGGKVGLFGGAGVGKSVIVMELIRNIASQHGGYSVFCGVGERTREGNDLWLEMKESGVLARTSLVFGQMNEPPGARLRVALTGLAMAEHFRDQEHQNVLLFIDNIFRFIQAGSEVSALLGRMPSAVGYQPTLQTEIGALQERITSTKFGSITSVQAIYVPADDYTDPAPASIFSHLDAATVLSRQIAELGIYPAVDPLGSTSRILDPHFIGEEHYRVARQVQRILQRYKDLQNIIAILGMDELAEEDKVTVRRARKIQKFLSQPFFVAETFTGKPGRFVKLADTIKGFKMIVDGEMDEIPEQAFYMVGPIEEVFENAEKLKKSHV; encoded by the coding sequence ATGGCCACAGGTACCATCAGACAAGTGATCGGTCCTACTCTAGATATTGAGTTCCCCGAGGATCAAATTCCCAACATCCTCAATGCAATCGAAATCAAGAACGCAGAGCATGGCATTAACCTTGTGGCTGAAGTTTCCATGCAATTGGGTGATGGAATGGTCAGATGCATTGCGCTTTCTTCAACAGAAGGGCTCACACGGGGAATGCAAGCTGTTGATACAGGTGCACCAGTGCAAGTCCCTGTGGGACCTAAAACCTTGGGAAGAATATTTAATCTTTTAGGTGAGCCGCTCGATCATCTCGAACCTTTAGATAAGGATGTTCCCAGAGCCTCTATTCACAAAGCCGCTCCTAATTTCGAAGATCAGGAAATTCAGATTACCTTATTTGAAACGGGAATCAAAGTCATTGATTTACTTGAGCCCTATCCTCAAGGGGGAAAAGTGGGGCTATTTGGGGGCGCCGGGGTGGGGAAGTCTGTGATTGTCATGGAACTGATTCGAAATATCGCTAGTCAACACGGGGGATATTCTGTATTTTGTGGAGTTGGTGAGAGAACTCGTGAAGGGAATGACCTATGGTTAGAAATGAAAGAATCGGGTGTTCTCGCACGAACATCTTTGGTGTTTGGTCAAATGAATGAACCCCCAGGGGCACGTTTACGGGTAGCGTTAACAGGGCTCGCCATGGCTGAACATTTTAGAGATCAAGAACATCAAAATGTCTTGCTCTTCATTGATAACATTTTCCGATTTATTCAGGCGGGTTCAGAAGTTTCTGCTCTTTTAGGTCGGATGCCTTCAGCAGTAGGTTATCAGCCTACTTTGCAAACAGAAATTGGAGCTTTGCAAGAAAGAATCACGTCGACAAAATTTGGCTCTATTACCTCTGTACAAGCCATTTATGTCCCTGCTGATGACTACACAGACCCTGCACCTGCCAGCATCTTTTCCCACTTAGATGCAGCGACAGTGCTTTCTAGACAGATTGCGGAATTAGGCATTTATCCTGCCGTTGACCCATTAGGCTCTACTTCTCGTATTCTCGATCCTCATTTCATCGGGGAGGAGCATTATCGTGTGGCGAGACAAGTACAGCGTATTTTACAACGATACAAAGACTTGCAAAATATCATTGCGATTCTTGGCATGGATGAGCTGGCAGAAGAGGATAAAGTAACGGTCAGAAGAGCCAGAAAGATTCAAAAATTTCTTTCGCAACCCTTTTTTGTTGCGGAAACCTTTACGGGAAAACCCGGAAGATTTGTCAAACTTGCCGATACAATCAAAGGTTTTAAAATGATTGTCGATGGGGAAATGGACGAAATTCCTGAGCAAGCATTTTATATGGTCGGGCCTATTGAAGAAGTGTTTGAAAATGCGGAGAAGTTAAAAAAATCCCATGTTTGA
- the atpG gene encoding ATP synthase F1 subunit gamma: MTSLRDIRKRLHSVENIRQMTEAMEMVAASQLRRAKAKAEQARPYALTMKHILENLSTSVNELNPFFIQREVKKTAVVVIAGDRGLCGSYNTSVFTAAERFLSKYRHDNVELILMGSKTVEFFKRKPWAIREEIVDWGGKLTLDQVKKLSNELVHWFETEVFDEVWVIYTHYVHLALREIKVEKFLNIQPPAMLKGLHPLDYIFEPSSEVLLAEIMPRYCLTIISSALNEAYAAELSARIFSMRTAVKNAEEMIEKLTLERNKVRQTGITTEMLEITSGTESLRSQ, translated from the coding sequence ATGACTTCTCTACGTGATATCCGCAAACGTTTACATTCAGTCGAAAACATTCGACAAATGACAGAAGCGATGGAAATGGTCGCCGCTTCTCAGCTCCGTCGTGCCAAAGCAAAGGCGGAGCAAGCGCGACCTTATGCGTTGACAATGAAGCATATTTTGGAAAACCTGAGCACTTCCGTTAATGAGCTCAATCCCTTTTTTATTCAACGTGAAGTGAAAAAAACGGCGGTGGTGGTCATTGCAGGAGATCGTGGATTATGTGGTTCTTATAACACGAGTGTGTTTACTGCTGCAGAGCGCTTTTTATCTAAGTACCGACATGACAATGTCGAATTGATTTTGATGGGATCTAAAACAGTTGAATTCTTTAAGCGTAAGCCTTGGGCAATACGTGAAGAGATTGTTGATTGGGGTGGTAAGCTGACGTTAGACCAAGTTAAAAAACTTTCAAATGAACTTGTACATTGGTTTGAAACGGAAGTGTTTGATGAAGTCTGGGTGATTTATACCCATTACGTACACCTGGCTTTGAGAGAAATAAAGGTGGAAAAATTCTTAAATATTCAACCTCCTGCAATGCTCAAAGGATTGCATCCCTTGGATTATATCTTTGAACCCAGTTCAGAGGTGCTATTGGCAGAAATTATGCCACGCTACTGCCTAACCATTATCTCTTCTGCTCTTAACGAAGCGTACGCAGCGGAGCTTTCCGCGCGTATCTTTTCCATGCGTACGGCTGTTAAAAATGCGGAAGAAATGATCGAAAAATTAACGCTAGAACGCAATAAAGTCAGACAAACGGGTATCACAACTGAAATGTTAGAGATTACCTCCGGAACGGAAAGTTTGCGTTCCCAATAA
- the atpA gene encoding F0F1 ATP synthase subunit alpha, protein MTLKPEEVSWVIGNEIEKYEERSELESVGRVIQVGDGIARIWGLDDVMMSELLEFPNGTLGMVLNLAVDHVGAVLLGSEQGIKEHDVVKRTNKIISVPVGEALLGRVVNALGEPIDGKGKIETNHFRPIEARAPNVVERQPVNEPIQTGVKAIDAMIPIGKGQRELIIGDRQTGKTTLILDTIINQKDKDVACIYVAIGQKNSTIAKMVAILEKHDAMKYTTIIAAPASDPAALQYIAPYAGVNMGEYFMYNGKHAICFYDDLTKHAQAYRQMALLLKRPPGREAYPGDIFYLHSRLLERSAKLNDELGGGSLTGIPVVETQANDVATYIPTNVISITDGQIYLESDLFYAGIRPAINVGISASRVGGKAQTKAMKKVAGSLRLDLAQYRELAAFAQFGAELEETTLAQLRRGERMVEILKQDKFNPYPLEKQVVTIYVGSRGYLDDIPVASVRKFEEEFYHFVEKEYPDIPKTIANTLDLDPEIMKELDEAVTQFKKKYDFST, encoded by the coding sequence ATGACCTTAAAACCAGAAGAAGTTTCCTGGGTCATCGGGAACGAAATCGAGAAATATGAAGAAAGAAGTGAACTGGAATCAGTCGGTCGGGTCATTCAAGTAGGCGATGGCATTGCCAGGATTTGGGGCCTTGACGATGTGATGATGTCTGAGCTATTAGAATTTCCCAATGGAACTTTAGGCATGGTATTAAACTTAGCTGTCGATCACGTGGGAGCCGTTCTATTAGGTTCTGAGCAAGGTATTAAAGAGCACGATGTTGTCAAGAGGACCAATAAAATCATTTCAGTACCCGTTGGAGAAGCTTTGCTTGGGCGTGTGGTAAATGCCCTCGGAGAGCCTATTGATGGAAAAGGAAAAATCGAGACCAATCATTTTCGTCCGATTGAAGCGCGGGCTCCCAATGTGGTGGAGCGGCAGCCGGTCAATGAACCCATTCAAACAGGCGTCAAGGCGATCGATGCCATGATTCCGATTGGTAAAGGGCAGCGTGAATTGATTATTGGGGATCGACAGACTGGCAAAACAACACTCATTTTAGACACCATTATCAATCAAAAAGATAAAGATGTGGCTTGTATCTATGTGGCGATCGGGCAAAAAAATTCGACGATAGCAAAAATGGTAGCGATTCTCGAAAAGCATGATGCCATGAAATATACGACCATTATTGCAGCTCCAGCTTCCGATCCCGCTGCATTGCAATATATTGCTCCCTATGCTGGAGTAAATATGGGAGAATACTTCATGTACAATGGGAAGCATGCGATCTGCTTTTATGACGATTTAACCAAACATGCGCAAGCATATCGGCAAATGGCATTATTACTAAAGCGTCCTCCAGGAAGAGAAGCTTATCCAGGAGACATTTTTTATCTCCATTCTAGGCTTTTGGAACGCTCAGCAAAATTGAATGATGAATTAGGTGGCGGTTCTCTGACGGGCATCCCCGTCGTAGAAACACAGGCCAATGACGTCGCAACTTACATTCCAACCAATGTGATCTCCATTACCGATGGTCAAATCTATTTGGAATCTGATCTTTTTTACGCCGGGATTAGGCCCGCAATTAACGTGGGAATTTCGGCCTCTAGGGTTGGAGGAAAAGCACAAACTAAAGCCATGAAGAAAGTAGCGGGAAGTTTACGCCTTGATCTGGCTCAGTATCGTGAATTAGCTGCTTTTGCGCAGTTTGGAGCAGAGTTAGAAGAAACCACCCTTGCTCAGTTAAGACGTGGAGAGCGGATGGTGGAGATTTTGAAACAAGACAAATTTAATCCATATCCATTGGAAAAACAAGTTGTGACGATATATGTGGGTTCTAGAGGGTATTTAGATGATATCCCCGTTGCATCTGTGCGCAAATTTGAGGAAGAATTCTATCATTTTGTTGAAAAAGAATATCCAGATATTCCAAAAACAATCGCGAACACTTTAGATTTAGATCCAGAAATAATGAAAGAACTTGATGAAGCTGTAACCCAATTTAAGAAAAAATATGACTTCTCTACGTGA
- the atpH gene encoding ATP synthase F1 subunit delta: MKRALSLQYAKALFRSTDALEQLNQWQSHLKAFEDMLKQSSDFQRFLISTQFSQEEKKRVLQKCYKDHFDLKFLDFIAYIVKQQKLSHLPLIIQEFSRMLNEKAGVLQAELVTAHPMDPKIIEDLKEKLKKAYQKEIKMDQQINPSIIGGGVLTIGNQMWDFSIKSRLKQMKQTLLTEIRQES, translated from the coding sequence ATGAAAAGAGCCCTTTCTTTGCAGTATGCAAAAGCTTTATTTCGTTCCACAGATGCATTGGAACAATTAAATCAATGGCAATCCCATTTAAAAGCTTTTGAAGATATGCTGAAGCAAAGTTCCGATTTTCAACGCTTTCTTATTTCTACGCAATTTAGCCAAGAAGAGAAAAAGCGCGTTTTACAAAAATGTTATAAAGATCACTTTGACCTCAAATTTCTAGACTTTATTGCATACATTGTGAAGCAACAAAAGCTCTCTCACCTTCCTCTCATCATACAGGAGTTTTCCCGCATGCTTAATGAGAAGGCAGGTGTTTTGCAAGCCGAGCTGGTGACAGCACATCCCATGGATCCCAAGATCATCGAAGATCTAAAAGAAAAGCTAAAAAAAGCCTATCAAAAAGAAATCAAAATGGATCAGCAGATTAATCCTTCCATCATCGGAGGAGGCGTTTTGACAATAGGGAATCAGATGTGGGATTTTAGCATTAAAAGCCGGCTTAAACAAATGAAACAAACTCTTTTGACAGAGATTAGGCAGGAATCATGA
- the atpF gene encoding F0F1 ATP synthase subunit B, translating to MHLELEQIISQIVAFLIMVWILKRYAWQPLLKIIEERRAKIQNEFSKIEEQKKEISQLMEDYQEKLKDIDVEARQRLEATAERGFKIAQQIREDAYRQANYIMNKAHEDALKETERAKLQLKEQIVELVVNATQKVIQEKLDLQKDKQMIETFIEKMDAAK from the coding sequence ATGCATTTAGAACTTGAACAAATCATCTCTCAAATTGTCGCCTTTTTGATCATGGTTTGGATCTTAAAGCGTTATGCCTGGCAGCCTCTTCTTAAAATTATTGAAGAGAGGCGTGCAAAAATACAGAATGAATTTTCTAAAATTGAGGAACAAAAAAAAGAAATTTCTCAATTAATGGAAGATTATCAGGAAAAGCTTAAGGATATCGATGTGGAGGCCAGGCAAAGGCTAGAGGCTACTGCGGAAAGAGGATTTAAAATAGCGCAGCAAATTCGTGAAGATGCCTATCGTCAAGCTAATTACATCATGAATAAAGCACATGAAGATGCTCTTAAAGAAACTGAAAGGGCTAAGCTTCAATTGAAAGAACAAATTGTAGAACTGGTTGTAAATGCTACCCAAAAAGTGATTCAAGAAAAATTGGATCTCCAAAAAGACAAGCAAATGATCGAGACATTTATAGAAAAAATGGATGCTGCTAAATGA
- the atpE gene encoding ATP synthase F0 subunit C: MEIGTALAISAPLAVGLAALGSGLGLGRAVGGAMEAIGRQPDASGKILTNMIIGAALIEALTIYALIVFFIVLERIR, encoded by the coding sequence ATGGAAATTGGAACCGCACTTGCCATTTCTGCACCCTTAGCAGTTGGTTTAGCTGCTCTAGGATCTGGCTTAGGCCTTGGAAGAGCGGTTGGTGGCGCTATGGAAGCCATTGGCCGTCAACCTGACGCTTCAGGAAAAATTTTAACGAACATGATTATCGGTGCCGCGCTAATTGAAGCGTTGACCATTTATGCGCTCATCGTATTTTTTATCGTTCTTGAAAGAATAAGATAG
- the atpB gene encoding F0F1 ATP synthase subunit A yields MESGSQQISETPNAITLLYQRFHDTAWATFLHSWENIVFSIFVAFLISFVFYLGTRKSDMIPERFQNTLEWVVESIYKLVTDVLGPQGAKFVPFIGTLFIYILSMNLIGLVPLMKSPSSSLNITVALAICVFCLVQFLNIKHMGVGGFIYHMAGSPKNLIEWLLAPLMFTLEIITQLARPVTLSLRLFGNVFGEHILVTQFVIMGVTLLAPLIIPLQLPFMFLGMLTSLMQALVFSLLSTVYILLSMPDDKH; encoded by the coding sequence ATGGAATCAGGATCACAGCAGATATCAGAGACACCAAATGCCATTACCTTATTGTATCAAAGATTCCATGATACAGCTTGGGCGACTTTTTTACATAGTTGGGAAAATATTGTGTTTTCCATCTTTGTTGCGTTTTTGATTTCGTTCGTTTTTTATTTAGGTACACGCAAAAGTGATATGATTCCTGAAAGATTTCAAAATACCTTGGAATGGGTGGTAGAGTCGATTTATAAGCTTGTCACAGATGTTTTAGGTCCACAAGGAGCCAAATTTGTTCCTTTTATAGGTACGCTGTTTATTTATATTCTGAGCATGAATTTAATTGGGCTTGTGCCTTTGATGAAGTCTCCTTCTTCTAGCTTAAACATTACTGTTGCCTTGGCTATTTGTGTTTTTTGTTTGGTTCAGTTTCTCAACATCAAGCACATGGGGGTCGGCGGCTTTATCTATCACATGGCGGGGTCTCCAAAAAATTTGATTGAATGGCTGCTGGCTCCCTTAATGTTTACTCTGGAAATTATCACCCAGCTAGCTAGACCTGTTACCTTATCGCTTCGATTGTTCGGCAATGTATTTGGTGAGCACATTTTAGTTACCCAATTTGTTATCATGGGGGTTACTTTGCTTGCTCCTTTGATTATTCCTTTACAACTTCCCTTTATGTTCTTGGGAATGTTAACGAGTTTAATGCAAGCTCTTGTTTTTTCGCTGCTGAGCACAGTTTATATTTTGTTGTCCATGCCTGATGATAAACACTAA
- a CDS encoding AtpZ/AtpI family protein — MAKDDNERRIQQLGAFVTIPFVLSVPPVIGWLIGHWLDGFFGTAPYLMYMCILLGLFAGGREFYRIVKRYGNGA; from the coding sequence GTGGCGAAAGATGACAACGAGAGAAGGATCCAGCAGCTAGGGGCTTTTGTCACGATTCCCTTTGTCTTATCTGTTCCACCGGTGATTGGTTGGTTAATCGGACATTGGCTCGACGGTTTTTTTGGGACCGCTCCTTATTTAATGTATATGTGCATTTTGCTTGGCTTATTTGCAGGAGGACGTGAGTTCTATCGCATAGTGAAAAGGTATGGCAATGGAGCTTGA
- the tal gene encoding transaldolase has protein sequence MANTILDQLKKVTTIVCDTGDIDSIKAYAPTDATTNPSLILKAAAKPQYQHLIEDAQKYSQAKGGSLEEQKHHLMDKLFVNFGIEILKIVPGRVSTEVDARLSFDVEGSIKKAKTLIGLYEAAGIDRKRVLIKLASTWEGAQAATLLEKEGIHCNMTLLFSLAQAIICAEAKATLISPFVGRILDWYKKSQGVSEIPPEKDPGVNSVTEIYHYFKKFGYKTQVMGASFRNVGEIIELAGCDLLTIAPDLLAQLEQMEGKLEQKLSAHTSKDLDIKKLSVDEKTFRWMLNESPMATEKLAEGIRHFAADAIKLENQLIK, from the coding sequence ATGGCAAATACAATTTTAGACCAGTTAAAAAAAGTCACGACAATTGTCTGTGACACAGGTGACATAGATTCTATTAAAGCCTATGCACCAACCGATGCGACAACAAATCCGTCCTTGATTTTGAAGGCGGCCGCAAAACCCCAGTATCAACATCTCATTGAGGATGCGCAAAAATATAGCCAAGCCAAAGGTGGTTCACTAGAAGAACAAAAACACCACCTAATGGATAAACTTTTTGTGAATTTCGGAATTGAGATTTTAAAAATCGTCCCAGGACGTGTTTCAACAGAAGTCGATGCACGCCTTTCTTTTGACGTCGAAGGCAGCATCAAAAAGGCTAAAACCTTGATTGGACTATACGAAGCAGCTGGAATCGATCGGAAGCGAGTCTTAATTAAGCTTGCCTCTACATGGGAAGGAGCTCAAGCAGCTACGCTGCTGGAAAAGGAAGGGATTCATTGCAATATGACACTTCTTTTTAGCTTAGCCCAAGCCATTATTTGTGCAGAAGCAAAAGCAACCTTGATCTCCCCATTTGTTGGGCGCATTTTAGATTGGTACAAAAAAAGCCAGGGAGTTTCTGAAATTCCACCCGAGAAAGATCCTGGTGTAAACTCAGTAACAGAAATTTACCATTACTTCAAAAAATTCGGCTATAAAACGCAGGTAATGGGCGCTAGCTTTAGAAACGTCGGAGAAATTATTGAACTAGCTGGATGTGATCTTTTGACCATTGCCCCTGATCTACTTGCTCAACTCGAACAAATGGAAGGAAAATTAGAGCAAAAACTATCCGCTCACACATCAAAAGACTTGGATATCAAAAAGCTTTCTGTAGATGAAAAAACGTTCCGTTGGATGTTAAATGAAAGTCCTATGGCCACAGAAAAGTTAGCAGAAGGAATTCGTCATTTTGCTGCAGATGCCATTAAATTAGAAAATCAGCTAATTAAATAA